In Geminocystis sp. NIES-3709, a single genomic region encodes these proteins:
- a CDS encoding methylenetetrahydrofolate reductase: MISNFQTAIANKEFLITAEVTPPKGGNPQRMLEVAELLKNRVHAVNITDGSRAVLRMSSIAGCYLLLQRGIEPICQVTGRDRNSIGIQGDLMGAYSLGIRNILALTGDPLKAGDHPQAKAVFELESVRLLKLINKLNQGFDLNNKPLTDGNLNLFTGAAVDPQSKSWSGLQRRFDAKITAGAKFFQSQLITDFDKLELFMNQIAVDCDRPILAGIFLLKSAKNALFLNKNVPGVQIPESIIKRLEKAEKPLEEGIKIAAEQIQLAKNICQGVHLMAIKREDLIPRILDLANIDNLT, encoded by the coding sequence ATGATAAGTAATTTTCAAACTGCGATCGCCAATAAAGAATTTTTAATTACTGCCGAAGTGACACCCCCCAAGGGAGGAAACCCTCAACGAATGCTAGAGGTAGCAGAATTATTGAAAAATCGTGTTCATGCCGTTAATATTACTGATGGTAGTCGTGCTGTATTAAGGATGTCATCGATCGCTGGTTGTTATTTACTTTTACAAAGGGGAATTGAGCCAATTTGTCAAGTAACAGGTAGAGATAGAAATTCTATTGGAATACAAGGAGACTTAATGGGTGCTTATAGTTTAGGAATTAGAAATATTTTAGCCCTAACAGGGGATCCTTTAAAAGCCGGAGATCATCCTCAAGCTAAAGCAGTTTTTGAACTAGAATCTGTAAGACTATTAAAGTTAATTAATAAATTAAATCAAGGTTTTGATCTTAATAATAAACCTCTAACTGATGGTAATTTAAACTTATTTACTGGGGCGGCAGTTGATCCACAATCTAAAAGTTGGTCTGGATTACAACGCCGTTTTGATGCCAAAATAACCGCAGGTGCTAAATTTTTTCAGAGTCAATTAATAACCGATTTTGATAAATTAGAGCTATTTATGAATCAAATTGCAGTAGATTGCGATCGACCTATTTTAGCAGGAATATTTTTGTTAAAAAGTGCAAAAAATGCTTTATTTCTCAATAAAAATGTACCCGGAGTACAAATACCTGAAAGTATTATTAAAAGATTAGAAAAAGCAGAAAAACCTTTAGAAGAAGGAATAAAAATTGCCGCCGAACAGATACAATTAGCTAAAAATATTTGTCAAGGTGTGCATTTAATGGCTATAAAAAGAGAAGATTTAATTCCTCGAATATTAGACTTGGCAAACATCGACAATTTAACTTAG
- a CDS encoding tetratricopeptide repeat-containing sulfotransferase family protein has product MYPKQEKNLKAELQIIEKLIVEEKLEEAENKCLELQKEQPNDPIIAHALGLIYYMRQKYDDAIAKFRITIAQITNNPNFYNNLAEALRRKGEFKEALDCFHGALLVQPAFLKAHLGIANTLIDLKRYQDARARFEFMIKLDPSFAPAYHYLGVMLTTLEATKEAIPILRKAVALKKDYYEAKFSLANALEQDSQTKEALQIYYELLKEKPNDASVHNNCGNILRTLGRLEEAEEHVRKAIQSNPEHVSAYYNRSAKHFAQEVTPQQLQRLEELILDPTISDEDRSNLHFTLARYYDAQKDYQTAFNHYKQGNDIDSRKEPYNHETQTKVFSIFKSFFTKEFFATHPHFGSSSETPVFIFGMPRSGTTLVEQILSSHPQVYGAGELKYISQIIQTLAGQFSNQAGYPACLNLLNPINSCSVGESYVNKVRDLVPGDKENILRITDKMPGNFTNLGLISLLLPHAKLIHCRRNPMDSCFSCFTQHFTQVIVYTRQLEDLGNYYQLYEDLMAHWHNVLPIPILDVSYENMVENTEEMTRKIIDFVGLEWDDACLNFHETERKVKTASLEQVRKPIYTSSVGKWRRYETFLEPLKQALGEYAPLPESLF; this is encoded by the coding sequence ATGTATCCAAAACAAGAGAAAAACTTAAAAGCTGAACTTCAAATTATTGAAAAGCTGATTGTCGAAGAAAAATTAGAAGAGGCAGAAAATAAATGTTTGGAGTTACAAAAAGAACAACCTAATGATCCTATTATTGCTCATGCTTTAGGATTAATTTATTATATGCGTCAAAAATATGATGATGCGATCGCTAAATTTCGGATTACGATCGCTCAAATTACGAATAATCCTAATTTTTATAATAATTTAGCAGAGGCTTTGCGTCGTAAAGGAGAATTTAAAGAAGCCTTAGATTGTTTTCATGGTGCTTTATTAGTGCAACCTGCTTTTCTTAAAGCTCATTTAGGTATTGCTAACACCCTCATTGATTTGAAACGTTATCAAGATGCTAGGGCTAGATTTGAATTTATGATTAAATTAGATCCCAGTTTTGCTCCGGCGTATCATTATTTAGGAGTGATGTTAACTACCTTAGAGGCAACTAAAGAGGCAATTCCGATTTTGCGCAAAGCCGTAGCCTTAAAAAAAGACTATTATGAGGCAAAATTTAGTTTAGCTAATGCTCTTGAACAAGATTCTCAAACGAAAGAAGCATTACAGATTTATTATGAGTTACTAAAAGAAAAACCTAATGATGCTTCAGTTCATAATAATTGTGGTAATATTTTGCGCACTTTAGGAAGACTAGAAGAGGCGGAAGAACACGTCCGAAAGGCAATTCAATCTAATCCTGAACACGTATCCGCTTATTATAATCGATCGGCGAAGCATTTTGCTCAGGAAGTCACTCCTCAACAATTGCAAAGATTAGAAGAGTTAATTTTAGATCCTACTATTAGTGATGAAGATCGGAGTAATTTACATTTTACTTTAGCTCGTTATTATGATGCTCAGAAAGATTACCAAACTGCGTTTAATCATTATAAACAGGGTAATGATATTGACAGTCGAAAAGAGCCTTATAATCATGAAACCCAAACTAAAGTATTTTCGATTTTTAAATCTTTTTTTACTAAGGAGTTTTTTGCTACTCATCCTCATTTTGGTAGTTCTTCCGAAACACCAGTTTTTATTTTTGGAATGCCTCGATCGGGTACTACTTTAGTAGAGCAAATTCTGTCTAGTCATCCTCAAGTATATGGAGCTGGAGAGTTAAAATATATATCACAAATAATACAAACTTTAGCGGGTCAGTTTAGTAATCAAGCAGGGTATCCAGCGTGTTTAAATTTGTTGAATCCGATTAATTCTTGTAGTGTAGGAGAAAGTTACGTTAATAAAGTTAGAGATTTGGTACCGGGTGATAAAGAAAATATTTTACGTATTACTGATAAAATGCCGGGTAATTTTACTAATTTGGGCTTAATTTCCCTATTATTACCCCATGCGAAATTAATTCACTGTCGCAGAAATCCCATGGATAGTTGTTTTTCTTGTTTTACTCAACATTTTACACAGGTAATTGTTTATACAAGGCAATTAGAAGATTTAGGTAATTATTATCAATTATATGAAGATTTAATGGCTCACTGGCATAATGTTTTACCGATACCTATTCTTGATGTAAGTTATGAAAATATGGTAGAGAATACAGAAGAAATGACTCGAAAAATTATTGATTTTGTTGGTTTAGAATGGGATGATGCTTGTCTTAACTTCCATGAAACTGAGCGTAAAGTTAAAACAGCTAGTTTAGAGCAAGTCAGAAAACCGATTTATACTTCTTCTGTTGGCAAATGGCGACGTTATGAAACATTTTTAGAACCATTAAAACAGGCTTTGGGTGAATATGCTCCTCTTCCTGAGTCTCTTTTTTAA
- the ctpC gene encoding carboxyl-terminal processing protease CtpC, whose amino-acid sequence MNITKRGLILGTTALAVSSVAITGFGLRFSQSQAFFQDSPKELVDEVWQVINRKYVDATFNGEDWREIRKEYLGKEYNDKEQAYEAIREMLKKLDDPYTRFMNPEEFKTMQIDTSGELTGIGIQITKEKETNNIVVISPIEDTPAFEAGVVSKDIIRKIDGKSTEGMELNDAVSMIRGKPGTSVDLVIERNGKMLDFTITRATIEIHPVKTKIESNADVGKFDYIRLVQFSGNASLEMKEAILEGEKNNVSGYILDLRSNPGGLLYSSVEIARMFIDDGRIVTTVDRVGEVDAHSANGTALTNKPIVVLVDGGSASASEILSGALQDHKRAIIVGTQTFGKGLVQSVRGLGDGSGMAVTIAKYLTPDGRDINKQGITPDVVYEMSEAEKEVLIKDREKIGTIEDGQFKKALEILSQQIAKK is encoded by the coding sequence ATGAACATCACTAAACGTGGACTAATTCTGGGTACGACTGCCTTAGCTGTTTCTAGTGTCGCCATTACTGGTTTTGGGCTTCGTTTTTCCCAAAGTCAGGCTTTTTTTCAAGATAGTCCTAAAGAATTAGTAGATGAGGTATGGCAAGTAATAAATCGCAAATATGTGGATGCTACCTTTAACGGGGAAGACTGGCGAGAAATAAGAAAAGAATATTTAGGAAAAGAATACAATGATAAGGAACAAGCCTACGAAGCAATTCGGGAAATGCTTAAAAAACTAGATGATCCTTATACTCGTTTTATGAATCCTGAAGAATTCAAGACTATGCAAATTGATACTTCAGGAGAGTTAACAGGTATCGGTATTCAAATTACTAAAGAGAAAGAAACGAATAATATTGTCGTCATTTCCCCCATTGAAGATACTCCAGCATTTGAAGCGGGGGTTGTGTCTAAGGATATTATCCGTAAAATTGACGGTAAAAGTACTGAGGGAATGGAATTAAATGATGCTGTGTCCATGATTAGAGGCAAACCCGGTACCAGTGTTGATTTAGTTATCGAACGGAATGGCAAAATGCTCGATTTTACGATTACAAGAGCTACGATCGAAATACATCCTGTTAAAACTAAAATTGAAAGTAACGCCGATGTAGGGAAATTTGATTATATCCGTTTAGTCCAATTTAGTGGGAATGCCTCTCTCGAAATGAAAGAAGCTATCTTAGAAGGGGAAAAAAATAACGTTAGCGGTTATATTCTGGATTTACGATCGAATCCGGGAGGCTTGTTATACTCTAGTGTTGAAATTGCTCGGATGTTCATTGATGATGGTAGAATTGTCACTACAGTCGATCGAGTTGGAGAAGTTGATGCTCATAGTGCAAATGGTACGGCTTTGACCAATAAACCCATTGTAGTATTAGTTGACGGTGGATCGGCTAGTGCAAGTGAAATTCTTTCTGGTGCGTTACAAGATCATAAACGGGCGATTATTGTAGGTACTCAAACCTTTGGAAAAGGATTAGTACAGTCGGTTCGGGGATTGGGAGATGGTTCAGGTATGGCGGTAACGATCGCTAAATATTTAACTCCCGACGGCAGAGATATTAATAAACAAGGTATTACCCCTGATGTAGTTTATGAAATGAGCGAAGCGGAAAAAGAAGTTTTGATCAAAGATCGGGAAAAAATAGGTACGATCGAAGATGGACAATTTAAGAAAGCCTTAGAAATTTTGTCTCAGCAGATAGCAAAAAAATAA
- a CDS encoding GIY-YIG nuclease family protein: MSNSSEQILLKDLEFLSYIDENGVINPELEGIIGVYAIFNQEKILQYVGYSRNLLVSLKQHLARQPDKCYWFKFHKIDRANRTILEEIRRNWIEENFELPLGNGEQESLWTQPIDAKLTMTEEDKAQYQQTDELGKIKLLKKVARRLEEEIKTQLENRQVTMEIRFNPKLKEEGLLDLK, translated from the coding sequence ATGTCTAATTCTTCTGAGCAAATTTTACTAAAAGATTTAGAGTTTCTTTCTTATATAGATGAAAATGGTGTTATAAATCCTGAATTAGAAGGAATCATTGGGGTTTATGCAATTTTTAATCAAGAGAAAATTTTGCAATATGTAGGTTATTCTCGCAATCTTTTAGTTAGTTTAAAGCAACATTTAGCTAGACAGCCTGATAAGTGTTATTGGTTTAAATTTCACAAAATCGATCGAGCAAATCGTACTATACTAGAGGAAATTCGTCGTAATTGGATAGAAGAAAATTTTGAGTTACCTTTGGGTAACGGTGAACAAGAAAGTTTATGGACTCAACCGATCGATGCTAAACTAACCATGACGGAAGAAGATAAGGCTCAATATCAGCAAACGGATGAATTAGGAAAAATTAAGTTACTGAAAAAAGTGGCGAGAAGATTAGAAGAAGAAATAAAAACTCAATTAGAAAATCGACAAGTGACGATGGAAATTCGATTTAATCCGAAACTAAAAGAAGAAGGTTTACTCGATTTGAAATAA
- a CDS encoding Uma2 family endonuclease, giving the protein MKTLVKWTVQDYHQMIKSGILIKRNCELINGEIVEMSPELPHHYNTAKKSVNYLENLLQGKADVRFNGPITLSNSEPEPDIAIVKPPESKYDLHHPYPEDILWLIEVANSSLNKDLSWKKKIYAEAQISEYWVISLPAQELIVFRQPEKDNYLQEISWQKPVINTLAFPDVDIIVSKLFKS; this is encoded by the coding sequence ATGAAAACTTTAGTAAAATGGACTGTTCAAGATTATCATCAGATGATTAAATCTGGTATTCTCATCAAACGCAATTGTGAATTAATTAATGGAGAAATTGTCGAAATGAGTCCCGAATTACCTCATCATTATAATACAGCCAAAAAGAGTGTTAATTATTTAGAAAATCTTTTACAAGGAAAAGCCGATGTGAGATTTAATGGACCAATTACCTTGTCAAATTCCGAACCTGAACCAGATATTGCTATCGTAAAACCACCAGAATCAAAATATGATCTGCATCATCCCTATCCTGAAGATATTTTGTGGTTAATTGAAGTTGCTAATAGTAGTTTAAACAAAGATTTATCTTGGAAAAAAAAGATTTATGCTGAGGCTCAGATAAGTGAATATTGGGTAATAAGTTTACCTGCTCAGGAATTAATTGTTTTTAGACAACCAGAAAAAGATAACTATTTACAGGAAATCTCATGGCAAAAACCAGTTATTAATACATTAGCTTTTCCTGATGTTGACATTATCGTTAGTAAACTATTTAAGTCATGA
- the trpS gene encoding tryptophan--tRNA ligase, translating into MTKKRVLSGVQPTGNLHIGNYLGAIRNWVELQPNYDNFFCVVDLHAITVPHNPATLAENTYTIAALYLACGIDLNHSTIFVQSHVTAHSELTWLLNCVTPLNWLERMIQFKEKAIKQGENVSVGLLDYPVLMAADILLYDADQVPVGEDQKQHLELTRDIAIRVNDQFGSEEKPIFKVPEPLIRKEGARIMSLTDGTKKMSKSDPSPLSRINLLDSPDDIKKKIKKCKTDPIMGLYFADDRPECNNLLGLYSIFTSKTKEEVTTECSDMGWGKFKPLLMDATIEALKPIQVKYNDIMADKGYLHQVLTSGKEKAESVANITLQRVKNALGYLTIN; encoded by the coding sequence ATGACCAAAAAGCGTGTTTTATCAGGAGTACAACCTACAGGCAATTTACACATCGGCAATTATTTAGGAGCGATTCGTAACTGGGTAGAGTTACAACCTAATTATGATAACTTTTTTTGTGTTGTTGATTTACACGCTATCACTGTACCTCATAATCCTGCTACTCTAGCAGAAAATACCTACACGATCGCTGCTTTATATTTAGCTTGTGGTATAGACTTAAATCATTCGACTATTTTTGTTCAATCTCATGTTACCGCTCATAGTGAATTAACATGGTTGTTAAACTGTGTAACCCCTTTAAACTGGTTAGAAAGAATGATCCAATTTAAGGAAAAGGCTATTAAACAAGGGGAAAATGTCAGCGTTGGCTTGTTAGATTATCCCGTTTTGATGGCGGCGGATATACTATTATATGATGCTGATCAAGTACCTGTCGGGGAAGATCAAAAACAGCATTTAGAGTTAACTAGAGATATTGCTATTCGAGTTAATGATCAATTTGGTAGTGAAGAAAAGCCGATATTTAAAGTACCTGAACCCTTAATACGCAAAGAAGGTGCTAGGATAATGAGTCTGACGGATGGTACTAAGAAAATGTCTAAGTCTGATCCTTCACCCTTGAGTAGAATTAATTTATTAGACAGTCCTGATGATATTAAGAAAAAGATTAAGAAATGTAAAACAGATCCTATTATGGGGTTATATTTTGCTGACGATCGACCAGAATGTAATAACTTGTTAGGATTGTACAGTATTTTTACGAGTAAAACTAAGGAAGAAGTAACCACAGAATGTAGTGATATGGGTTGGGGTAAGTTTAAACCCTTGTTAATGGATGCTACGATCGAGGCGTTAAAACCTATTCAAGTTAAATATAACGATATTATGGCGGATAAAGGCTATTTACATCAAGTATTAACATCGGGAAAGGAAAAAGCTGAAAGTGTTGCTAATATAACCTTACAACGAGTTAAAAATGCGTTGGGATATTTGACTATTAATTAG
- a CDS encoding LCP family protein produces the protein MSEGNFSRPEKSLREDKPTKIPTSKKNSSNWLLMGFGLSAIAVFSATIGAFLALSLSQTPLRQAKLTPAEEAVFNKEETLTFDNLQIPKLSRPVNILVLGIKVTTEDLPEQNHENLGYHALVNSFEGLSDSMLLLRFDPDKDYVTVLSIPRDTKTFVAGKGITKINDANALGGPALAAESVSSLLNDVPIDRYIRINVQGVEKFIDALGGVNLYVPQNMKYTDHSQHLYIDLKEGEQHLDGYKALQFLRFRYDAYGDIGRVQRQQTFIRALIEQALSPRTILKMPDILSVVRSHIDTNLTTNELIAIAGFTAQKNRSNINMVMLPGDFNVPEEGELSYWLPNHRKISEVVAQHFDMEMESDYDSASNNSDLSNLRIAVQTTEDNQESAQKIVEYLRSQGYHQSFITQKFTTQPFLKTKIVAQQGDNFSAAKVRADLGIGEVIVESTGVLNSDITIQVGQDWPNINFDYPKENSFKTVSY, from the coding sequence ATGTCAGAGGGAAATTTTAGCCGTCCAGAAAAATCGTTAAGGGAAGATAAACCTACAAAAATCCCTACATCTAAGAAAAACTCCTCTAATTGGTTATTAATGGGTTTCGGATTAAGTGCGATCGCCGTTTTTTCTGCTACCATCGGGGCTTTTTTAGCATTATCATTATCCCAAACTCCTTTGAGACAAGCTAAACTAACTCCTGCGGAAGAGGCAGTGTTTAATAAAGAAGAAACCTTGACATTTGATAATTTACAAATTCCCAAATTAAGTAGGCCTGTTAATATTCTTGTACTAGGAATTAAGGTAACAACAGAAGATCTTCCAGAGCAGAATCATGAAAATTTGGGTTATCATGCCTTGGTTAATTCCTTTGAAGGGTTATCAGATAGTATGTTATTACTAAGATTTGATCCAGACAAAGATTATGTAACGGTATTATCTATTCCTAGGGATACTAAAACTTTTGTGGCTGGAAAGGGAATTACGAAAATTAATGATGCTAATGCTTTAGGTGGGCCTGCTTTGGCGGCAGAATCTGTGAGTAGCTTATTAAATGATGTTCCGATCGATCGTTATATTAGAATTAACGTACAGGGAGTGGAAAAATTTATTGATGCTTTAGGAGGTGTAAATCTGTATGTACCTCAAAACATGAAATATACAGATCATAGTCAGCACTTATATATTGATTTAAAAGAAGGGGAACAACATTTAGACGGTTATAAAGCATTACAATTTTTACGATTTCGTTATGATGCTTATGGTGATATTGGTAGGGTTCAAAGACAACAAACTTTTATACGAGCTTTGATTGAACAAGCCTTAAGTCCCAGAACTATTCTGAAAATGCCTGATATTCTCTCTGTGGTTCGTTCTCATATTGACACTAATTTAACAACTAATGAGTTAATTGCGATCGCAGGTTTTACTGCACAAAAAAATCGTTCTAATATCAATATGGTAATGTTACCCGGCGATTTTAATGTGCCAGAAGAAGGAGAATTAAGTTATTGGTTGCCTAATCATAGAAAGATCTCAGAAGTCGTAGCACAACATTTTGATATGGAAATGGAATCTGATTATGACAGTGCCTCTAATAATTCAGATCTTAGTAATCTAAGAATTGCCGTGCAAACTACGGAAGATAATCAAGAATCAGCACAAAAAATAGTAGAGTATTTACGATCGCAAGGCTACCATCAAAGTTTCATAACTCAAAAATTTACTACTCAACCTTTTTTAAAAACAAAAATAGTAGCACAACAAGGAGATAATTTTTCTGCCGCAAAAGTCAGAGCTGATTTAGGAATTGGTGAGGTTATTGTGGAAAGTACAGGTGTATTGAATTCTGATATAACAATTCAGGTGGGTCAAGATTGGCCTAACATAAATTTTGATTATCCTAAAGAGAATAGTTTTAAAACAGTTTCTTATTGA
- a CDS encoding ATP-grasp fold amidoligase family protein produces the protein MLKTRLNNFIKRLQNKFSKLLLSAKIKLKWLTDKLYLPLTSEHYELYDIIHRHYWNQLHDFPNLINCRDFNDKIQWLKLFDQSPEIVRCSDKILVRDDVRQGVGEEYLVKLYQVHDHFSEIDFDSLPQSFVLKTNHDSGTVILVRDKSQLDYQATAERIEVSLKNTYGWASGEWAYSYIEPKVFVEEFIEPENNSPPPDFKMQCVDGEMKFCRYTYDRGIDTKEIVLDKYANNFGFLIDENFKLGDKNDFKKPKLWEKMIFLAETLSKDFKCVRVDLYCSKDQIYVGEMTFFPMMGCYKGEGQKKLGKYLDFDRTTFKPFILDQLKKS, from the coding sequence ATGTTAAAAACTAGACTAAATAACTTCATTAAAAGACTCCAAAACAAGTTCAGTAAATTACTTCTATCTGCGAAAATAAAACTCAAATGGCTCACTGATAAATTATATTTACCCTTAACATCAGAACATTATGAACTTTATGATATTATTCATAGACATTATTGGAATCAACTTCATGATTTTCCTAACCTGATTAATTGTCGTGATTTTAACGATAAAATACAGTGGTTAAAATTATTTGATCAAAGTCCAGAGATTGTTAGATGTTCCGATAAAATTCTAGTGAGAGACGATGTTCGTCAAGGAGTTGGTGAAGAATATTTAGTTAAACTTTATCAAGTTCATGATCATTTTTCAGAAATAGATTTTGATAGCTTACCTCAATCCTTTGTCCTCAAAACTAATCATGATTCTGGTACAGTTATCTTAGTTCGGGATAAATCTCAACTAGATTACCAAGCTACAGCAGAAAGAATTGAAGTATCTCTGAAAAATACATACGGTTGGGCAAGTGGAGAATGGGCTTATTCATACATCGAGCCAAAAGTTTTTGTAGAAGAATTTATAGAGCCAGAAAATAATTCTCCTCCTCCTGATTTTAAGATGCAGTGTGTAGATGGAGAAATGAAGTTTTGTCGGTACACTTACGATAGAGGTATTGATACTAAAGAAATTGTTTTAGATAAGTATGCTAACAATTTTGGATTTTTAATTGATGAAAACTTCAAATTGGGCGATAAAAATGACTTTAAAAAGCCTAAACTATGGGAGAAAATGATTTTTTTGGCTGAAACTTTGAGTAAGGACTTTAAATGTGTTCGAGTTGACTTGTATTGCTCAAAAGATCAAATTTACGTTGGGGAAATGACATTTTTTCCTATGATGGGTTGTTATAAAGGCGAAGGTCAGAAAAAACTAGGAAAATATCTGGATTTCGATCGCACCACTTTTAAACCTTTTATTCTTGATCAACTCAAAAAATCATAA
- a CDS encoding glycosyltransferase: MPIKDNKLIQIAYVLTSNGKDVYANMNLISLRSLRYSNSNAKIILVCDCDTVQALETYNHAILQEADQIISVTTPDQPASFRNRFIKTSLRQHLSGDFLYLDGDTVIRGDLTPIFDIKTSLAAVPNHSGSGNPAEIPFDERENIIFLGWTLPTQYYVNGGVLFFVDNPDTEKFCQLWHQKWLASAEKRGTFRDQPSLNSAIADSGVSFSWLPHPFNAQVDVRPIYAKDAIVWHLYSSNGEIAMKTLFHQYIDLLQSEKNVCTDQIEYLCKRSHPWPINNPIDWWFVEKMSSSSQFVEKNSLTRLWMSGNYQRFNSYFFTLSHIKLLLKSMYKKFFY, from the coding sequence ATGCCGATCAAAGATAATAAACTTATTCAAATTGCCTACGTCCTCACTTCTAACGGTAAAGATGTCTATGCTAATATGAATTTAATATCGTTGCGATCGCTTCGTTATAGCAACTCTAATGCCAAAATAATTCTAGTTTGTGATTGTGATACAGTTCAAGCACTGGAAACTTATAATCATGCTATTTTACAAGAAGCCGATCAAATTATCTCAGTCACAACACCTGATCAACCTGCTAGTTTTCGTAACCGCTTCATCAAAACATCCCTAAGACAACATCTATCAGGAGATTTTCTATATCTTGATGGTGATACCGTTATTCGCGGCGATTTGACTCCTATTTTTGACATTAAAACCTCCTTGGCGGCAGTTCCTAATCACAGTGGTAGTGGTAATCCTGCGGAAATACCATTTGATGAAAGAGAAAATATTATCTTTTTAGGATGGACTTTACCAACACAATATTACGTTAATGGTGGGGTACTTTTTTTTGTCGATAATCCTGATACGGAAAAATTTTGTCAACTTTGGCATCAAAAATGGTTAGCTAGTGCGGAAAAAAGGGGAACTTTTCGGGATCAACCTTCTCTTAATAGTGCGATCGCAGACAGCGGAGTATCCTTTAGTTGGCTACCTCATCCATTTAATGCTCAAGTAGATGTTCGTCCTATATATGCTAAAGATGCTATAGTATGGCATTTATATAGTTCCAATGGTGAAATTGCCATGAAGACTCTTTTTCATCAATACATAGATCTTTTACAAAGTGAAAAAAATGTTTGTACAGATCAGATTGAATATTTATGTAAGCGATCGCACCCCTGGCCAATTAATAATCCCATCGATTGGTGGTTTGTCGAAAAAATGTCATCGAGTTCGCAGTTTGTCGAAAAAAATAGTTTAACAAGACTCTGGATGAGTGGCAATTATCAACGATTTAATTCATATTTTTTCACTCTTTCACACATTAAATTGTTATTAAAAAGTATGTACAAAAAATTTTTTTACTAA